The following proteins come from a genomic window of Egibacteraceae bacterium:
- the tpiA gene encoding triose-phosphate isomerase: protein MSRRPILAGNWKMHLDHLQGIALVQQLVYHLQPGDYRTNEIVVIPPFTVLRSLQTLTEGDRLPIGLGAQNCHWETEGAFTGEVSPRMLARLRVRYVICGHSERRTLFGETDEIVGRKVRAVLAHGMTPILCVGESLEQREAGDAEKVVVGQVRACLDGVTAEQAAGMVLAYEPIWAIGTGRTATPADAQAMCAMVRQTVAEVAGHAAGETARVQYGGSVKPGNVAELMRCADIDGALVGGASIDAEDFAVICRHHRL from the coding sequence GTGAGCCGGCGCCCCATCCTCGCGGGCAACTGGAAGATGCACCTCGACCATCTCCAGGGCATCGCCCTCGTCCAGCAGCTCGTCTACCACCTCCAGCCGGGCGACTACAGGACCAACGAGATCGTCGTGATCCCGCCCTTCACCGTCCTGCGCAGCCTCCAGACCCTCACCGAGGGAGACCGGCTGCCGATCGGCCTCGGTGCCCAGAACTGTCACTGGGAGACGGAGGGGGCGTTCACCGGGGAGGTGAGCCCGCGGATGCTCGCCCGGCTGAGGGTCCGCTACGTCATCTGCGGTCACTCCGAACGGCGCACCCTGTTCGGCGAGACCGACGAGATCGTCGGGCGCAAGGTGCGGGCGGTGCTCGCCCACGGGATGACTCCCATCCTCTGCGTCGGCGAGAGCCTCGAGCAGCGCGAGGCCGGAGACGCCGAGAAGGTCGTCGTCGGCCAGGTGCGCGCCTGCCTCGACGGGGTCACCGCGGAGCAGGCCGCCGGCATGGTGCTCGCGTACGAGCCGATCTGGGCCATCGGCACCGGTCGGACGGCGACGCCCGCCGACGCCCAGGCCATGTGCGCGATGGTCCGGCAGACCGTCGCGGAGGTGGCCGGCCACGCGGCCGGGGAGACCGCGCGGGTGCAGTACGGGGGCAGCGTGAAGCCGGGCAACGTCGCCGAGCTCATGCGCTGCGCGGACATCGACGGCGCGCTCGTCGGCGGGGCGAGCATCGACGCGGAGGACTTCGCGGTCATCTGCCGCCACCACCGGTTGTAG
- a CDS encoding BlaI/MecI/CopY family transcriptional regulator — MGIRRGQLDGLLGPLETDVMETVWHLGETTVRDVHAELAKQRDIAYTTVMTTMARLASKGLLRRDTSGLAHRYRPSLSREEYAKSTVTSVVDWLVDSFPEPAMSYFVKVIDDGADAPALEALRDRIDHLRKQEG, encoded by the coding sequence ATGGGTATCCGCAGAGGCCAGCTCGACGGGTTGCTCGGCCCGCTCGAGACCGATGTGATGGAGACGGTCTGGCACCTCGGTGAGACGACGGTGCGCGACGTGCACGCCGAGCTCGCCAAGCAGCGCGACATCGCCTACACCACCGTGATGACGACGATGGCGCGGCTCGCATCCAAGGGGCTCCTGCGGCGCGACACCTCGGGCCTCGCGCACCGCTACCGCCCGAGCCTCAGCCGCGAGGAGTACGCGAAGTCGACGGTGACCTCAGTCGTCGACTGGCTGGTCGACTCCTTCCCCGAGCCGGCCATGAGCTACTTCGTCAAGGTCATCGACGACGGCGCCGACGCACCCGCGCTCGAGGCGCTGCGCGACAGGATCGACCACCTGCGGAAACAGGAGGGCTAG